One genomic segment of Paenibacillus xylanexedens includes these proteins:
- a CDS encoding aminoglycoside adenylyltransferase domain-containing protein has translation MNEKTVLDSVTRVLKEELTDALVGIYLHGSMAMGCFHPNQSDIDILVVSREKRPADTYRRIAKKLMHIEDEMHITKGFELSIVLETAVVAMVYPTPFEFHYSAYHREKYRKDEQYLCGGYEDPDLVAHMAVIYDRGIVLAGKPIKDLFQPENREHMIASITSDASSAIEDIVDNPVYYVLSLSRVLLYVKDSVIRSKREAGEWALTNLPSKYQDVFSQCLAKYNGDLENVNLSEALLLEYAEYMLNQIHVKGN, from the coding sequence TTGAATGAAAAGACTGTTTTAGATAGCGTTACTCGTGTCTTGAAAGAAGAATTAACGGATGCCTTGGTGGGAATATATTTACACGGTTCTATGGCCATGGGATGCTTTCATCCAAATCAGAGTGATATCGATATATTGGTCGTTAGCCGGGAAAAGCGACCTGCTGACACCTATCGAAGGATTGCAAAAAAGCTAATGCATATTGAAGATGAGATGCACATTACGAAAGGTTTTGAACTCAGTATTGTACTGGAAACTGCGGTTGTTGCCATGGTATACCCTACTCCTTTTGAATTTCATTACTCTGCTTATCATCGGGAGAAATATCGAAAGGATGAGCAATATCTATGTGGTGGATATGAAGATCCGGATCTGGTAGCACATATGGCGGTCATCTATGATCGAGGTATTGTGCTGGCTGGTAAACCCATTAAGGATCTGTTCCAACCGGAAAATCGTGAACATATGATTGCCTCAATCACATCGGACGCGAGTTCAGCAATTGAAGACATTGTGGACAACCCAGTCTACTATGTATTGAGTCTATCCCGGGTTCTTTTGTACGTGAAAGATTCAGTCATTCGTTCCAAGCGAGAAGCAGGAGAATGGGCACTTACAAACCTTCCCTCTAAATACCAGGATGTCTTCTCACAATGCCTTGCAAAGTACAATGGTGATCTGGAGAATGTGAATTTGAGTGAAGCCTTACTTCTGGAGTATGCGGAATATATGTTGAATCAGATCCACGTGAAGGGAAATTAA
- a CDS encoding HD domain-containing protein, whose translation MSELLQDQIQFLIEIDKLKTIERKTRIMHGERLENDAEHSWHLAMMALVLQSHANKDVNILKVIKMLLVHDLVEIDAGDTFAYDTVGNTDKYDRELQAAHRLFGMLPKEQAEELLQLWLEFESKQTPEAQFASSLDRLQPLIHNHQNEGDTWQKYNITSDQVLNRNHEIANGSETLWEYAQQLIQKSVDQGILTKS comes from the coding sequence GTGAGTGAATTATTACAGGATCAGATTCAATTTCTCATTGAGATTGATAAACTGAAGACGATTGAACGAAAGACGAGAATAATGCATGGGGAGAGACTTGAAAATGATGCGGAGCATTCTTGGCATCTGGCGATGATGGCATTGGTTTTACAGAGTCATGCCAACAAGGATGTGAATATTCTTAAAGTCATTAAGATGCTTCTCGTTCATGATCTGGTTGAGATCGATGCGGGAGATACTTTTGCCTACGATACGGTGGGGAATACGGATAAATATGATCGTGAACTCCAAGCGGCTCATCGGCTGTTTGGTATGTTGCCTAAGGAACAGGCTGAAGAACTACTCCAATTATGGTTGGAGTTTGAATCAAAGCAGACGCCTGAAGCACAATTTGCTTCATCTCTCGACCGGTTGCAGCCTCTAATCCACAATCATCAGAATGAGGGAGATACGTGGCAGAAATATAACATTACAAGTGATCAGGTTTTAAACAGAAACCATGAAATTGCGAACGGTTCCGAAACATTGTGGGAGTATGCGCAGCAGCTTATTCAGAAATCTGTGGATCAGGGAATTTTGACCAAATCATAA
- a CDS encoding NUDIX hydrolase, with protein sequence MGYIMELRKLVGPRPLIMAGSCVLVFNEEGHLLLQKRTDSLDWGTLGGSMEPGESLEEAAARELYEEAGLRAESYKLISVFSGEDMYYQYPHGDEVYNVMAVYEASGIKGSPTIMDDEGLELRYFDLNQPIPEINPFTEYVLKKAGYIRTH encoded by the coding sequence ATGGGATATATTATGGAGCTAAGAAAACTGGTGGGCCCGCGTCCTCTAATTATGGCGGGCTCATGTGTACTCGTGTTTAATGAGGAAGGCCACCTGCTGCTGCAAAAACGTACAGATAGCTTGGATTGGGGGACACTTGGGGGATCCATGGAACCCGGGGAGTCTTTGGAGGAAGCAGCAGCGCGGGAATTGTATGAAGAAGCCGGACTGAGAGCGGAATCGTACAAACTCATTAGCGTTTTTTCAGGTGAGGACATGTACTATCAGTACCCACATGGTGATGAAGTTTACAACGTCATGGCTGTTTATGAAGCTTCAGGTATCAAGGGCAGCCCAACCATTATGGATGATGAGGGGCTGGAACTTCGATATTTTGATCTGAATCAGCCGATCCCTGAGATCAATCCGTTTACGGAATATGTGTTGAAGAAGGCAGGGTATATCAGAACTCACTAG
- a CDS encoding HIT family protein — MTQDFYCDEVLSGKTQVKVVMETNNVMAYHHTRPYYKHHIVVIPKTHIQSFISEEEENNDELLLEMMRVIKKIAADMVNQTGSSKIITNLGNYQDTKHQHWHVVSGERT, encoded by the coding sequence ATGACGCAGGACTTCTATTGTGATGAGGTGCTGAGTGGTAAAACGCAAGTTAAAGTTGTCATGGAAACAAATAACGTTATGGCTTATCATCACACTCGGCCTTACTACAAGCATCACATTGTTGTAATTCCCAAGACTCATATTCAGTCCTTCATTTCAGAAGAAGAAGAGAATAATGATGAGCTACTATTGGAAATGATGCGTGTCATTAAAAAGATTGCTGCTGACATGGTGAACCAGACAGGCTCGTCGAAGATTATAACTAACTTGGGCAACTATCAAGACACGAAGCATCAACATTGGCATGTAGTCAGTGGTGAACGAACTTAG
- a CDS encoding zinc dependent phospholipase C family protein, which yields MPLPMVHLNIANLIADSLQVQTDRGSFYLGNIAPDSIHMREGTTRDDKEYTHFNPKDDGDHVGDLKDLYSFYMQQLTDEGWKWFVRGYFMHVLTDYYWFRSVHPEFVERVNKVDQHTGSSRSKDELSRLYYQETDQIDFNLYQGSSWSEEVWQVLNSSPGYDMTNRLTADEIIRWRDHTFSFLNGEEPGITPEFITGERVQVFVEETLERLIAMLSSWDPELRNWI from the coding sequence ATGCCGTTACCTATGGTTCATCTCAATATTGCTAATCTGATTGCAGACTCTCTGCAAGTGCAGACTGATCGAGGTTCATTCTATCTGGGGAATATCGCCCCGGATTCCATACATATGCGCGAAGGTACAACCAGAGATGATAAGGAATACACCCATTTTAACCCGAAAGATGATGGAGATCACGTTGGTGACCTGAAGGATCTTTACTCATTCTATATGCAACAACTTACCGATGAAGGATGGAAGTGGTTTGTGCGAGGATACTTTATGCATGTGCTAACAGACTATTACTGGTTCCGTAGTGTGCATCCCGAATTCGTCGAACGGGTCAACAAGGTAGATCAACATACAGGCAGTAGCAGATCGAAGGATGAACTGTCGCGTTTATACTATCAGGAGACAGACCAGATCGATTTTAATCTCTATCAAGGTTCAAGTTGGAGTGAAGAAGTGTGGCAGGTGCTCAACAGTTCACCGGGCTATGACATGACGAATCGTTTAACTGCCGATGAGATTATTCGCTGGCGGGACCACACGTTTTCATTTCTAAATGGGGAAGAACCGGGAATTACTCCTGAGTTCATTACGGGTGAGAGAGTTCAGGTATTTGTGGAAGAGACTTTAGAGCGACTGATCGCTATGTTGTCTTCATGGGACCCGGAGTTACGTAACTGGATATGA
- a CDS encoding GNAT family N-acetyltransferase, producing MDDKITIEPMTRSDAEGAYRVFETTIPAAFEQEGIGSLLDDIQHEIAHKRALIHTALQPDHNKEANVFFLVAKMGKSIVGTISYGPCGEEIRECTDQRLNDIGELGSLYVLPEVQGQGIGSALILALGTELQRLGIQQFCLDSGYRIAQQKWQRKFGEPYVVAKNYWGEGTDHMVWLCKVQDFIVKVK from the coding sequence GTGGATGACAAAATTACCATTGAACCTATGACACGATCGGATGCAGAGGGAGCGTATCGGGTATTCGAGACAACGATCCCGGCAGCATTCGAACAGGAGGGCATAGGCTCGCTACTGGATGATATCCAGCATGAAATAGCACATAAGAGAGCATTAATTCACACTGCATTGCAGCCAGATCATAACAAGGAAGCAAATGTATTTTTCCTCGTGGCCAAAATGGGTAAGTCCATTGTAGGCACAATTTCGTATGGACCTTGTGGTGAGGAGATTCGAGAATGTACAGATCAACGGCTGAATGATATCGGAGAACTGGGTAGCCTGTACGTTTTGCCCGAGGTTCAAGGTCAAGGGATTGGTTCAGCGCTCATTCTAGCACTGGGTACTGAACTTCAGCGGCTGGGTATTCAGCAATTCTGCTTAGATAGCGGCTATCGAATCGCACAGCAGAAGTGGCAACGCAAATTCGGTGAACCCTATGTGGTGGCGAAGAACTATTGGGGCGAAGGAACAGATCATATGGTATGGTTATGTAAAGTACAGGATTTTATAGTAAAAGTAAAATGA
- a CDS encoding PH domain-containing protein, translated as MSIQWKPPEQRLSPHAVNLWRISAIIWNVIGLLILTVLLVLDSIYGWKTWIGWILWGVTAISVPYAVWDIFIQPSWLYKHWYYDVNEEFLQLKRGALTKVHQIIPMAKVQSVTTNQGPLMRKYGLYSVSVGTMGSSHEIPALPEEVALALRHQIASYARINEVDE; from the coding sequence ATGTCAATACAGTGGAAGCCACCCGAGCAACGGTTATCTCCTCATGCAGTAAACCTGTGGAGAATTAGCGCCATCATATGGAATGTGATAGGTCTTCTGATCCTCACCGTACTGTTAGTACTCGACTCAATCTATGGATGGAAGACGTGGATCGGTTGGATATTGTGGGGGGTTACAGCCATATCTGTGCCTTATGCGGTTTGGGATATTTTTATCCAGCCTTCATGGTTATACAAGCATTGGTACTATGATGTGAATGAGGAGTTTCTGCAATTGAAGCGCGGGGCGCTAACCAAGGTACATCAGATCATCCCCATGGCGAAAGTGCAATCGGTTACAACAAATCAGGGACCTTTGATGCGAAAATATGGACTCTATTCCGTATCGGTTGGCACGATGGGGTCATCGCATGAAATCCCGGCATTGCCCGAGGAAGTCGCGCTTGCGCTCCGTCATCAGATTGCGTCCTATGCACGTATTAATGAGGTGGATGAATGA
- a CDS encoding PH domain-containing protein — protein sequence MIDMKRHHPLTILWSLWKLVKNSFAIILFLFVFRQGSESQWIFYGRIAFYVGVSISILSIILKWFTSRYAADDTAFHIYSGVFNRTRRTIPYTKVQNVNRHTTLFHRLFRVTSIRFETGIKGEDATFQLHVVSLSEAEQLEKIVAGHMAEEAETAGVTEEHDTLDAVQAMEEGEAQSEPFITDEVMSLPAKEKQERVVHYHSTRKDIFKASFTSLSFLVLIPVLATLYSWVKDFFPDEEVTESLLLTWLDSWWIAGLMILVLLIISIALGVVRTFVKYGNFQITSDAKRIYITKGMMEQTSFSILKERVQAVKITQSPMKRLLGLAEVELTTAGSLGESEQEVNSLYPFLPVKQAYTLIEEILPSYRVTQEMEKLPRISLWLRLLKPSWRWIIITGLLWYFKPLVFGQKHAWWMISAILLVWIATCRVMDFFHTRYILHQNFIQLRTGALTSTLFISKREKVIEVQITRNVLQRWFGVASIHTVNRAKPVLHHRAHDISLDTAKSFQSWYMGRTQDVQTR from the coding sequence ATGATCGATATGAAGCGACATCATCCATTAACCATACTGTGGAGCCTGTGGAAACTGGTGAAGAATTCGTTCGCGATCATCCTGTTTTTGTTTGTTTTCCGTCAGGGCTCGGAGTCTCAATGGATATTCTATGGAAGAATCGCTTTTTATGTAGGAGTCTCCATTAGCATCCTGTCCATTATCCTGAAGTGGTTCACCTCGCGTTATGCAGCAGACGATACAGCCTTTCATATCTATAGTGGTGTGTTTAACCGTACCCGAAGAACGATACCTTATACGAAGGTCCAGAATGTGAATCGTCATACAACGCTGTTTCATCGGTTGTTCAGGGTGACGTCGATTCGATTCGAGACCGGAATTAAGGGAGAAGATGCTACCTTTCAGTTACACGTTGTTTCACTTTCCGAAGCGGAACAGCTGGAGAAAATTGTAGCAGGTCATATGGCTGAAGAAGCAGAAACAGCAGGAGTAACAGAGGAACATGATACGTTGGATGCAGTTCAAGCTATGGAAGAGGGAGAGGCGCAATCCGAACCTTTTATAACTGATGAAGTCATGTCTCTACCTGCAAAAGAAAAACAGGAACGGGTTGTTCATTATCATTCCACCCGCAAGGACATATTCAAAGCATCCTTTACCTCGCTCAGCTTTCTCGTACTAATTCCGGTCCTGGCTACGCTGTATTCCTGGGTGAAGGACTTCTTCCCTGATGAAGAAGTAACGGAAAGTTTGTTATTAACCTGGCTTGATTCCTGGTGGATTGCCGGTTTGATGATTTTGGTTTTATTGATTATATCCATTGCCTTGGGTGTTGTCAGAACCTTCGTGAAGTATGGAAATTTCCAGATCACCTCGGATGCCAAGCGGATCTATATCACAAAGGGTATGATGGAGCAAACGTCATTTTCAATCCTGAAAGAACGCGTTCAGGCCGTGAAAATTACCCAGTCACCGATGAAAAGGTTACTTGGACTAGCTGAAGTAGAACTGACCACCGCAGGTAGCCTGGGAGAATCTGAGCAGGAGGTGAACTCGCTCTATCCTTTCTTGCCTGTGAAGCAAGCCTATACCCTGATTGAGGAGATCCTGCCATCCTATCGGGTTACGCAGGAGATGGAAAAACTTCCACGAATATCACTATGGCTGCGCCTGCTCAAACCAAGCTGGAGGTGGATCATAATTACGGGTTTATTGTGGTATTTCAAACCATTGGTGTTTGGGCAGAAACATGCCTGGTGGATGATTTCCGCGATTCTGCTCGTGTGGATTGCAACATGCAGAGTGATGGACTTTTTCCATACCCGATACATTCTGCATCAGAATTTCATTCAACTTCGAACCGGTGCGCTCACTTCAACCCTCTTCATCTCCAAACGTGAGAAAGTCATCGAAGTGCAGATCACCCGTAATGTGTTACAGCGTTGGTTCGGTGTGGCTTCCATTCATACGGTAAACCGCGCCAAGCCAGTACTGCATCATCGGGCACATGACATTTCCCTGGATACGGCGAAATCATTTCAATCATGGTACATGGGACGTACCCAAGATGTTCAGACCCGTTAA
- a CDS encoding Cof-type HAD-IIB family hydrolase, whose translation MMKAVFFDVDGTLLSEIDWSLSPRTAESIRELIRKGVQVVLVTGRPYNLCEEFRNLGIDTIISANGALIKAGDEVIHRSVLSAQMVRAFSEFAELHGHSISYFTESFETNGLCTGDGRVTNALRDTLGLMNYPQKISTLEQDVYCICLYADEAETEKFQSRFPSLRFVRFHPYVVNVLEASEVSKSIAAEKVLDYLKISREDTMAFGDGENDVDLLVYAGIGIAMGNGGERIKKSADYVTLRASEDGVTHALKQFKIL comes from the coding sequence TTGATGAAAGCTGTGTTCTTTGATGTGGACGGTACATTGCTGAGCGAAATAGATTGGAGTTTATCACCGCGTACAGCTGAGTCGATCCGAGAGTTGATTCGTAAAGGCGTTCAAGTCGTACTCGTCACAGGTAGGCCCTATAATTTATGCGAAGAATTCAGAAATCTCGGAATCGATACGATCATTTCGGCTAATGGAGCATTGATCAAAGCAGGTGATGAAGTGATACATAGGTCTGTACTTTCAGCACAGATGGTTAGAGCATTTAGTGAGTTTGCCGAGTTGCACGGGCACAGCATTTCATATTTTACAGAGTCATTTGAGACGAACGGGTTGTGTACTGGAGATGGTCGTGTTACTAACGCCTTAAGAGATACGCTTGGACTCATGAATTATCCCCAGAAAATCAGCACGTTGGAACAGGACGTATATTGCATTTGTTTATATGCAGATGAAGCGGAGACGGAGAAATTCCAGTCCAGATTTCCTTCTTTACGATTCGTGAGATTCCATCCGTATGTAGTGAATGTGCTGGAAGCGAGCGAAGTCAGCAAATCTATAGCCGCCGAGAAAGTTCTCGACTACCTGAAGATATCCAGAGAGGATACAATGGCCTTTGGCGATGGGGAGAATGATGTGGATCTGCTAGTGTATGCGGGAATCGGAATTGCGATGGGAAATGGCGGAGAACGAATTAAAAAAAGCGCCGATTATGTCACCCTGCGGGCAAGTGAAGATGGGGTCACCCATGCATTGAAGCAATTTAAGATTTTATGA
- a CDS encoding YHYH domain-containing protein, with product MKKVVIVILSLVVLVGVSSSAYAHPGRLDKNGGHNCSAKSKQKGLCTGYHYHKKKK from the coding sequence ATGAAAAAGGTTGTTATCGTAATCCTGTCTCTTGTCGTACTTGTTGGTGTATCCTCTTCCGCTTATGCTCATCCAGGCAGACTGGATAAGAACGGTGGACATAACTGTTCAGCCAAATCCAAACAAAAGGGTCTGTGCACAGGTTATCACTATCACAAAAAGAAAAAATGA
- a CDS encoding GNAT family N-acetyltransferase produces MRIQEISVWNHDDLVAMLAESSSEGFRHIERLIHEYETGINTFEQEDEALFECRMHDKVVGICGLNRDPYSEVTDTGRIRRLYVMREFRRHGVGRRLMDAVIQKAENHYARLVLYTDQPVAGSFYRDLGFREVTSMEKITHVLELGEKEDGSY; encoded by the coding sequence ATGCGGATACAGGAGATATCAGTATGGAATCATGACGATTTAGTGGCGATGCTGGCCGAAAGCTCCAGTGAGGGGTTCAGACATATCGAGCGATTAATCCATGAATATGAGACAGGAATTAATACATTCGAGCAAGAAGATGAAGCGCTTTTTGAATGCAGAATGCACGATAAGGTGGTTGGGATCTGCGGTTTGAACAGAGATCCTTATTCTGAAGTGACTGATACCGGAAGAATTCGCAGGCTTTATGTGATGAGAGAATTTCGAAGACATGGGGTTGGGCGCAGGCTGATGGATGCGGTTATTCAAAAAGCGGAAAATCATTACGCTCGACTGGTTTTGTACACGGATCAACCGGTTGCTGGATCTTTTTATCGCGACTTGGGATTTAGAGAAGTGACGAGTATGGAGAAGATAACGCATGTACTGGAATTGGGGGAGAAGGAAGATGGATCATATTAA
- a CDS encoding HAD family hydrolase gives MDHIKAVIFDLDNTILNRTMTFDGFARSLIKTYFAHLESTEDILQRIIELDEDGYKNKPLLFNELLNELPWAEHPPHAELMEFYGREYVRSSVLMEQAREVVQHLRGKYQTGLITNGQTNIQYGKIDQLGIREDYDHIIVSEEAGVKKPDPRIFQLALDHFGLSPEQCIYIGDHPVNDIEGAASVGMSTIWMKVNQPWQDSITSGPLHTIEHLSELKKLL, from the coding sequence ATGGATCATATTAAAGCCGTTATTTTTGATTTGGACAATACAATTCTGAACAGAACGATGACCTTTGACGGCTTCGCTCGGAGTTTGATTAAAACCTATTTTGCCCATCTTGAGTCCACGGAGGATATCCTCCAAAGAATCATTGAGCTTGATGAAGATGGTTATAAGAACAAACCCCTTCTGTTCAACGAGTTGTTGAATGAACTGCCTTGGGCAGAACATCCGCCACATGCAGAACTGATGGAGTTCTATGGCAGAGAGTATGTGCGAAGTTCAGTTCTGATGGAACAGGCGCGAGAAGTGGTTCAGCATCTCCGCGGGAAATACCAAACCGGGTTAATCACCAATGGGCAGACCAATATTCAGTATGGAAAAATCGATCAACTCGGTATCCGGGAGGATTACGACCATATTATTGTTTCAGAAGAGGCTGGAGTCAAAAAGCCCGACCCACGCATATTTCAGCTTGCGCTCGATCATTTCGGTCTAAGCCCAGAGCAATGCATCTACATTGGCGATCATCCCGTGAACGATATTGAAGGAGCAGCAAGCGTAGGCATGAGCACCATCTGGATGAAGGTCAACCAGCCGTGGCAAGACAGCATTACGTCGGGTCCTTTACATACGATTGAACATCTAAGTGAGTTGAAGAAACTGCTTTAG
- a CDS encoding NUDIX domain-containing protein, with product MATAFLSNGSDMLMMKKAGSRLFNFEFWGGIGGHLEQGELNVPMSASYREIEEETGFKQEDVEHFRLRYILLEVNSGEIWQQFVYFGETTHRQFVSSDEGELFWIPLDEVLDLHSSILIKATLRHYLQHPGAEDIWIGNVHSGTDLRGTPQVIWNRMQETISFEPKGVNR from the coding sequence ATGGCTACAGCGTTTTTGAGCAATGGCTCAGATATGCTGATGATGAAGAAGGCGGGCAGCAGATTGTTTAATTTTGAATTCTGGGGTGGCATTGGCGGACATCTGGAACAAGGGGAACTGAACGTACCCATGAGCGCCAGCTATCGGGAGATTGAAGAAGAGACCGGGTTCAAGCAAGAGGATGTCGAACATTTTCGGCTTCGATATATTCTGTTGGAAGTTAATAGTGGTGAGATTTGGCAGCAGTTTGTATATTTCGGAGAGACTACGCATCGACAATTTGTGTCCTCAGATGAAGGAGAGTTATTCTGGATACCGCTGGATGAGGTACTAGACTTACACTCGTCTATTCTGATCAAAGCAACGCTCAGGCACTATTTACAACATCCAGGCGCAGAAGACATCTGGATTGGCAACGTTCATAGCGGAACAGACCTAAGGGGCACTCCACAGGTAATATGGAACAGAATGCAGGAAACGATATCATTTGAGCCAAAGGGGGTTAATCGATAA
- a CDS encoding DUF3298 and DUF4163 domain-containing protein, which yields MLKYRTGRKKWRWINYLLITVLIAIILPSSHVEAGSTITVKTKVQYYKGQPYIHLTGGKKSVTDKLNKTFKLHAVKAARLDKEEKKSNKNYFYITMASVKYNAKEKLSVVYEDHVYTGGAHGMDATKSYNYDLRTGKELKLSEYVKDDIQMEKVEKSISNSLLAMYNAGVSIFEENIYDFQLDQTSEFFLYDKGIVIRFHPYEVAPYAKGFVDIKVPFSKFNQ from the coding sequence ATGTTGAAATATAGAACTGGAAGAAAAAAATGGAGATGGATAAATTACCTGTTGATCACTGTACTGATTGCTATCATTCTTCCGAGTAGTCATGTAGAGGCAGGCAGCACGATTACAGTGAAAACGAAGGTCCAATATTACAAAGGACAGCCATACATACATCTAACAGGTGGAAAGAAATCTGTGACGGATAAGCTGAACAAGACATTTAAACTCCACGCAGTGAAAGCAGCTCGCCTGGACAAAGAAGAAAAAAAATCAAACAAAAATTATTTCTACATTACCATGGCCAGTGTAAAATACAATGCAAAAGAAAAATTATCTGTGGTATATGAAGATCATGTGTACACTGGCGGAGCACATGGAATGGATGCGACAAAATCATATAACTATGATTTAAGAACAGGTAAAGAACTAAAGCTAAGTGAGTATGTCAAAGACGATATTCAGATGGAGAAGGTAGAGAAATCAATCTCCAACAGTCTATTAGCCATGTATAATGCAGGAGTTTCTATTTTTGAAGAAAATATTTATGATTTTCAGCTTGATCAAACATCTGAATTCTTTTTATATGATAAAGGAATTGTCATCCGATTCCACCCTTATGAGGTTGCACCCTACGCTAAAGGGTTTGTAGATATCAAAGTCCCGTTCAGTAAATTCAACCAATAG
- a CDS encoding glycosyltransferase: protein MQSRVHWIIVGDGPSLPKMRLQTPPNVTYTGYMHGEELAVMYASADLFVFPSSTETFGNVVLEAMASGLPVVAANAGGVKDLISPHRNGVLFEPGQADALIREICLWGNHVNQLRMMGLEGRKLAEQRSWEHIFDTLIGDYEEAIEHRNRQTKDRIITA, encoded by the coding sequence ATGCAGTCCCGTGTACACTGGATTATCGTTGGCGACGGCCCATCTCTTCCCAAAATGCGTCTGCAAACCCCACCCAATGTCACTTATACAGGATATATGCATGGGGAAGAACTTGCTGTTATGTATGCTTCGGCAGATCTGTTTGTGTTTCCTTCCTCTACGGAGACATTTGGCAATGTGGTACTGGAAGCGATGGCTTCAGGACTTCCTGTGGTGGCGGCCAATGCCGGAGGTGTAAAGGATCTGATATCCCCTCACCGCAATGGTGTGTTATTCGAGCCAGGTCAGGCTGATGCACTGATTCGGGAGATATGTCTCTGGGGAAACCACGTGAACCAATTGAGGATGATGGGACTGGAAGGCAGAAAGCTGGCTGAGCAGCGGTCGTGGGAGCATATTTTTGACACACTGATCGGGGATTATGAGGAAGCGATAGAACATCGGAATAGACAAACGAAAGATCGAATTATTACAGCGTAG
- a CDS encoding DMP19 family protein, which produces MNKLQEELQELLPLDQLEEMSGEEVVVSVAMDLYRAEFSTIRESGPELPQVLRDIILIIDLDTELSMNGMTGFLENSSGQYLGETITAMERIGNDADAVILKKIEQMLSESGVTHGQLRDNVNGLSEDDITTSLQTHGEQIHEVLQQIELEAANLSMQSDNEESFDLLYQYVDENKERLKQEMQHVLSN; this is translated from the coding sequence ATGAACAAGTTACAAGAAGAATTGCAGGAGTTGTTACCACTCGATCAGCTTGAAGAGATGTCAGGTGAAGAAGTGGTGGTGAGTGTTGCCATGGACCTTTATCGGGCTGAATTTTCGACGATTCGAGAAAGTGGGCCGGAACTTCCGCAAGTATTGCGAGATATCATTCTAATCATTGATCTGGATACCGAGCTGTCCATGAACGGGATGACCGGTTTCCTTGAGAATTCCAGCGGACAGTATCTGGGTGAGACGATAACAGCTATGGAGCGGATCGGCAATGATGCAGATGCTGTGATCCTGAAGAAGATAGAGCAGATGTTGTCCGAAAGCGGTGTAACGCACGGGCAATTACGAGATAATGTGAATGGCCTGTCCGAAGATGACATCACGACAAGCCTGCAAACACACGGGGAACAGATTCATGAGGTATTACAGCAGATTGAACTGGAAGCCGCGAATTTGAGCATGCAATCGGATAACGAAGAAAGCTTTGACCTGCTGTATCAATATGTGGACGAAAATAAAGAACGTTTGAAACAGGAGATGCAACACGTTTTGTCTAATTGA
- a CDS encoding PTS sugar transporter subunit IIA, with protein MITTNQIYLDQTLHSKEDVFDFISAEAERYSITTNRAQLAADLWERERVYSTGLQDHFAIPHTQSEVVTRPAVMVIRLREPIDWESHDGKPVKYIFAILVPKGHVDVSHLQIISSLATLLLEDSFKEAIAEAVQPEDVYALLHQYTEGLVS; from the coding sequence ATGATTACAACCAATCAGATTTATCTCGATCAGACATTGCATAGTAAAGAGGACGTATTTGATTTTATATCTGCGGAGGCAGAGCGTTACAGCATCACTACAAACCGTGCACAACTTGCGGCTGATCTGTGGGAACGCGAACGTGTCTACTCCACCGGACTTCAGGATCACTTTGCGATTCCCCATACCCAGAGTGAAGTTGTAACACGTCCGGCAGTGATGGTCATTCGATTGCGGGAGCCCATTGATTGGGAATCTCATGACGGCAAGCCGGTAAAATATATTTTTGCCATCCTTGTGCCTAAAGGTCATGTAGACGTATCCCATCTGCAAATCATCTCTTCACTTGCCACCTTATTGCTGGAAGATTCATTCAAAGAGGCCATCGCAGAAGCGGTGCAGCCGGAAGATGTATATGCGTTGCTTCATCAATATACGGAAGGACTGGTGTCATAA